In one Sphingomonas sanguinis genomic region, the following are encoded:
- a CDS encoding LytR/AlgR family response regulator transcription factor: MTIRTILVDDEPLAIQGMELRLQAHDDVEIIERCSNGREAIRAIKTHKPDLVFLDIQMPGFDGFSVVQGLMEVEPPLFVFVTAYSDHALRAFEAQAVDYLMKPVEEARLADTLDRVRQRLNEKRGAGEVEKLKEVLAEHAPDAVTDLSEGGEVASSRFEKLINIKDRGQIFRVDVDTIEMIEAAGDYMVINTGDNSLVLRETMKDLEKRLDPRRFQRVHRSTIVNLDLVKQVKPHTNGECFLLLESGAQVKVSRSYRDVVARFVH, from the coding sequence ATGACCATCCGTACCATCCTCGTCGACGACGAGCCCCTGGCGATCCAGGGCATGGAGCTTCGGCTCCAGGCGCACGACGACGTCGAGATCATCGAGCGCTGCTCGAACGGGCGCGAGGCGATCCGCGCGATCAAGACGCACAAACCCGACCTCGTTTTCCTCGACATCCAGATGCCCGGTTTCGACGGCTTTTCGGTGGTCCAGGGCCTGATGGAGGTCGAGCCGCCGCTGTTCGTCTTCGTCACCGCCTATTCCGACCATGCGCTGCGCGCGTTCGAGGCACAGGCGGTCGACTATCTGATGAAGCCGGTCGAGGAGGCGCGTCTTGCCGACACCCTCGACCGTGTGCGCCAGCGCCTGAACGAGAAGCGCGGCGCGGGTGAGGTCGAGAAGCTGAAGGAAGTGCTCGCCGAACACGCCCCCGACGCGGTGACCGACCTGAGCGAGGGCGGCGAAGTCGCGTCGAGCCGGTTCGAAAAGCTCATCAACATCAAGGATCGCGGCCAGATCTTCCGCGTCGATGTCGACACGATCGAGATGATCGAGGCGGCGGGCGACTATATGGTCATCAACACCGGCGACAATTCGCTGGTCCTGCGCGAGACGATGAAGGACCTGGAAAAGCGGCTCGACCCGCGCCGTTTCCAGCGGGTGCACCGGTCGACCATCGTGAACCTGGACCTGGTGAAGCAGGTGAAGCCGCATACCAATGGCGAATGCTTCCTGCTGCTGGAATCGGGCGCGCAGGTGAAGGTGTCGCGCAGCTACCGCGACGTCGTGGCGCGGTTCGTTCATTGA
- the queE gene encoding 7-carboxy-7-deazaguanine synthase, which yields MSYAVKEMFLTLQGEGVQAGRRAVFVRFAGCNLWSGREQDRASAICRFCDTDFVGVDGLGGGRFADAASLVAAVEGFWGESRDERFVVLTGGEPMLQVDDALVDALHDAGFFIAIESNGTIAAHPRLDWVCISPKAGSDVVQRSGQELKLVWPQAGIDPAEVEGWDFANHLLQPLDDPRADENREACIAMVMDRPRWRLTLQTHKMLGLR from the coding sequence ATGAGCTATGCCGTCAAGGAAATGTTCCTGACGCTCCAAGGGGAGGGCGTGCAGGCCGGGCGGCGCGCGGTGTTCGTGCGCTTCGCGGGCTGCAACCTGTGGTCCGGCCGCGAGCAGGACCGGGCGAGCGCGATCTGCCGCTTCTGCGACACCGATTTCGTCGGGGTCGATGGCCTGGGCGGCGGGCGTTTTGCCGATGCCGCCTCGCTGGTCGCGGCGGTCGAGGGCTTTTGGGGCGAGTCGCGCGATGAGCGCTTCGTCGTGCTGACCGGGGGCGAGCCGATGCTCCAGGTCGATGATGCACTGGTCGATGCGCTGCATGACGCCGGGTTCTTCATCGCGATCGAAAGCAACGGGACGATCGCCGCGCACCCGCGACTCGACTGGGTGTGCATCAGCCCCAAGGCGGGGTCTGACGTCGTCCAGCGTTCGGGGCAGGAGTTAAAGCTGGTCTGGCCGCAGGCGGGGATCGATCCGGCCGAGGTCGAAGGCTGGGATTTTGCGAACCACCTGCTCCAACCGCTCGACGATCCGCGCGCGGACGAAAACCGGGAGGCGTGCATCGCCATGGTGATGGATCGCCCGCGCTGGCGGTTAACGCTGCAAACTCACAAGATGCTGGGGCTGCGTTAG
- the queC gene encoding 7-cyano-7-deazaguanine synthase QueC gives MTSSAPMAVVLVSGGLDSMISAASAKAAGYRVLALSVDYNQRHKVELAAAARVAEALGAERHIVLPLDLSAFGGSALTADIDVPKDGVQPGIPVTYVPARNTIFLSLALGWAEAAGARDLFIGVNALDYSGYPDCRPEFIAAFEGLAEIATKAGVEGQPFKIHAPLQYMTKADIVREGTRLGVDMGISWSCYDPTPEGLHCGECDSCRLRSRGFEEAGIPDPTAYAVKPQG, from the coding sequence ATGACATCTTCTGCTCCTATGGCGGTCGTGCTCGTTTCGGGCGGGCTGGACTCGATGATTTCCGCTGCTTCGGCCAAGGCCGCCGGCTATCGCGTGCTCGCGCTTTCGGTGGACTATAACCAGCGCCACAAGGTCGAACTGGCCGCCGCCGCGCGAGTCGCAGAGGCGCTGGGGGCCGAACGCCATATCGTCCTGCCGCTCGACCTGTCGGCCTTTGGCGGCTCTGCGCTGACCGCGGATATCGATGTGCCCAAGGACGGTGTTCAGCCGGGTATTCCCGTCACCTATGTGCCTGCGCGCAATACCATCTTCCTCAGCCTCGCGCTCGGCTGGGCCGAGGCGGCGGGCGCGCGTGACCTATTCATCGGGGTCAATGCGCTCGACTATTCGGGCTATCCCGATTGCCGCCCCGAGTTCATCGCCGCCTTCGAAGGTCTGGCCGAGATCGCGACCAAGGCCGGCGTCGAGGGCCAACCGTTCAAGATCCATGCGCCGCTCCAGTACATGACCAAGGCCGATATCGTACGCGAAGGCACGCGGCTGGGCGTCGACATGGGGATCAGCTGGTCATGTTACGACCCGACGCCCGAGGGGCTGCATTGCGGCGAGTGCGACAGCTGTCGCCTGCGTTCGCGCGGCTTCGAGGAAGCGGGCATCCCCGATCCCACCGCCTATGCGGTCAAGCCGCAGGGCTGA